The Paenibacillus sophorae genome has a segment encoding these proteins:
- a CDS encoding DNA primase, with translation MSITIIVEGKNDRSRLRRLLMPEVEILCTFGTLNTLKLETLRKQVGDSEVYLYMDNDSSGKKIRGVLRDAFPGAEHIYTRRGYAGVEGTPDEYNISQLEKAGLEEFIIYPDPTPY, from the coding sequence ATGTCCATTACTATTATTGTCGAAGGCAAGAATGACCGCAGCCGTTTGCGGCGTCTCCTGATGCCCGAAGTCGAGATTCTATGCACCTTTGGCACACTCAATACGCTCAAGCTGGAAACACTGCGCAAACAAGTCGGCGACAGTGAAGTCTATCTCTATATGGATAACGACAGCTCCGGCAAAAAAATACGCGGCGTTCTGCGCGACGCTTTCCCGGGCGCAGAGCATATTTACACCCGCCGGGGTTATGCCGGAGTCGAAGGCACTCCCGATGAATACAACATCTCTCAGCTGGAAAAAGCGGGACTGGAAGAATTCATTATCTACCCTGATCCAACTCCTTATTAG
- a CDS encoding SCO family protein produces the protein MHILTRYKWTWLLLLLALAMAAYLVVSSWASRAGKLPVIGEVQDFSLENVNGDIVTLSDTEGKVRLVYFFFTQCTDVCPITTFALSQVQDLLIKDGSFGKDTAFLSISFDPQNDTREAIKTFADRFHADYAGWYFLRGDQEKVRDLAAGSFKILIAGNNKDNFAHANLIGLVDRKNRLRALYNASETDQVTPELLAGAVKKLARE, from the coding sequence ATGCACATCCTGACACGGTATAAATGGACTTGGCTTCTGCTGCTGCTTGCGCTGGCCATGGCGGCCTATCTGGTCGTAAGCTCCTGGGCTTCCCGGGCGGGAAAGCTGCCGGTTATCGGGGAAGTGCAGGACTTCTCCCTTGAAAATGTAAACGGTGACATCGTTACGCTTTCCGATACGGAAGGCAAGGTGCGGTTAGTTTATTTCTTTTTTACCCAGTGCACGGATGTGTGCCCGATCACGACCTTCGCTCTGTCGCAGGTACAGGATCTGCTCATTAAGGACGGCAGTTTTGGTAAAGACACGGCATTCCTGTCGATTTCATTTGACCCTCAGAACGATACGCGTGAAGCGATCAAGACGTTCGCCGACCGTTTCCACGCTGATTATGCCGGCTGGTATTTTCTGCGAGGGGATCAGGAGAAGGTTCGGGATCTGGCGGCAGGTTCCTTCAAAATACTGATCGCCGGAAACAACAAGGACAATTTCGCCCACGCGAACCTGATCGGGCTTGTGGACCGGAAGAACCGGCTGCGCGCACTGTATAATGCCAGCGAGACAGACCAGGTTACTCCGGAACTTTTGGCGGGCGCCGTGAAAAAGCTGGCTCGCGAGTAA
- the cyoE gene encoding heme o synthase, translating to MSAKLPPEAERASWRDFITVTKPGIIRSNLIAAFAGFWLASGWDVSYGKLLLTLIGTMLVMASACVFNNYFDRDLDMKMERTKKRGLPTGRLKPNTVLLYAAALGIAGLITLFLFSGILAGLFGIVGMFVYVVVYTLWLKRTSTWSTSVGAISGAMPPVIGYVAVTGKVDLGAWLLFAMLFLWQPPHFWALGIRRKEEYRNAGFPLLPVVKGTRRTKIQMIPYVALLVPVSVFMYGFGYAGIYYLIVSAGLSLTWLYLTLKGLKAKDDDAWAKQNFFFSINYLTLSLIALVLNTIHG from the coding sequence ATGTCCGCCAAACTCCCCCCTGAAGCTGAGCGGGCCAGTTGGCGCGATTTCATTACGGTAACCAAACCGGGCATTATCCGTTCGAATCTTATCGCCGCCTTTGCCGGCTTCTGGCTGGCTTCCGGCTGGGATGTTAGCTACGGCAAGCTGCTGCTGACCCTGATCGGCACCATGCTTGTTATGGCTTCGGCCTGTGTGTTCAATAATTATTTCGACCGCGATCTGGATATGAAAATGGAACGGACCAAGAAACGCGGACTGCCGACCGGGCGGCTTAAGCCTAATACGGTTCTGCTTTATGCTGCGGCTCTTGGCATTGCGGGACTCATCACGCTGTTTCTTTTTTCCGGAATTCTGGCCGGTCTGTTCGGAATTGTCGGCATGTTCGTCTATGTGGTGGTATATACCCTTTGGCTGAAGCGGACCTCCACCTGGAGCACTTCGGTCGGCGCGATTTCCGGCGCAATGCCGCCGGTAATCGGCTATGTTGCCGTGACGGGCAAGGTTGATCTTGGCGCCTGGCTGCTGTTCGCGATGCTGTTCCTGTGGCAGCCCCCTCATTTCTGGGCGCTCGGCATCCGGCGCAAGGAAGAGTACCGCAATGCGGGGTTTCCGCTGCTTCCAGTTGTGAAAGGCACACGCCGGACCAAAATACAGATGATTCCATATGTCGCGCTGCTCGTTCCGGTTTCGGTGTTCATGTATGGGTTTGGCTATGCCGGCATTTATTATTTGATTGTTTCCGCCGGGCTATCTCTTACATGGCTCTATCTTACACTTAAAGGCCTGAAGGCGAAAGATGACGACGCCTGGGCGAAGCAGAATTTCTTCTTTTCCATTAATTATTTGACTCTGAGCCTGATCGCGCTGGTGCTCAATACGATTCACGGATAA
- a CDS encoding metal-dependent hydrolase, protein MDTATHFVMGFGLAGLSFVDPAVGSQPMLSGAVMLATVIGSQAPDADTALRLKNNAVYIRNHRGITHSLPFLLLWPALITLVLSPIFGLNDIRSVGHLALWSFIAVALHVFSDLFNTYGTQAARPFTERWIAWNIIHIFDPFIFGSHVAAIALWITGIVPPAPLFVSLYSIIVLYYIWRTTAHIRITRSIKAKDLHHEPGEKYILIPTITPRRWNVVKTRQDGSYYVGQLNYGRLEWLKHAVNSQHPAVERSKSHPDIQAFLYFTSYAIAEVEELPSGYIVRWGDVRYLHRKQFPFVAVLVMDHQYHPLQTYVGWLSSEKLDERFAIEPGSMKV, encoded by the coding sequence ATGGATACTGCTACACACTTCGTCATGGGTTTTGGACTTGCCGGGCTCTCCTTCGTCGATCCCGCCGTTGGTTCTCAGCCAATGCTCTCAGGCGCCGTTATGCTGGCCACCGTTATCGGCTCGCAGGCTCCTGATGCGGACACGGCTCTGCGCCTGAAGAATAATGCGGTGTATATTCGCAATCACAGAGGGATTACGCACTCCCTTCCTTTTTTATTGCTCTGGCCCGCGCTGATTACCCTTGTGCTCAGTCCGATCTTCGGTCTGAACGACATCCGTTCCGTCGGTCATCTTGCCCTCTGGAGCTTTATTGCCGTAGCCCTGCACGTCTTCTCCGATCTGTTCAATACCTACGGCACCCAAGCGGCGCGGCCATTCACCGAACGCTGGATCGCGTGGAATATTATCCATATTTTCGATCCGTTTATTTTTGGAAGCCATGTTGCGGCCATTGCACTGTGGATCACCGGTATTGTTCCCCCGGCGCCCTTGTTCGTATCGCTGTACAGCATCATCGTCCTGTATTATATTTGGAGGACCACCGCCCATATCCGGATAACCCGCAGTATTAAGGCCAAAGATCTCCATCATGAACCCGGCGAGAAATATATCCTTATTCCCACGATAACGCCAAGACGATGGAATGTCGTCAAGACGAGACAGGATGGCAGCTACTACGTCGGCCAGCTTAACTACGGGCGCCTGGAATGGCTCAAGCACGCGGTCAACTCACAGCATCCGGCTGTGGAGCGTTCCAAGTCCCATCCGGATATTCAGGCTTTCTTGTACTTCACTTCCTATGCCATTGCCGAGGTGGAGGAACTGCCCTCAGGTTACATTGTACGCTGGGGAGACGTCCGTTATTTGCATCGGAAACAATTTCCATTTGTCGCCGTGCTGGTCATGGATCACCAGTATCATCCGCTTCAGACGTATGTAGGCTGGCTCAGCAGCGAGAAGCTGGATGAGCGTTTCGCGATTGAACCCGGCTCAATGAAAGTATAG
- the trpS gene encoding tryptophan--tRNA ligase — protein MKKVLSGIQPSGKLTIGNYIGAMKNFVKLQEEHECYFMVVDLHAVTVPQEPASLREQSEAVAALFIAAGIDPSRSNVYLQSHVPQHAELGWLMTTLTSMGELERMTQFKDKSSGKDNVGAGLFVYPALMAADILVYNADLVPVGEDQKQHLELTRDLAGRFNHRYGEFFTIPEPYIPKVGARIMSLDDGTKKMSKSSPNAGSYIALLDPPDVIRKKISRATTDSGREVVYDPANKPEVSNLMGIYAECSGLSLAEITDRYEGQMYGGFKKDLAEVIVAALEPIQERYHEIRSSGAITDILATGAERARAVASVTLDGVKERMGFLPARSK, from the coding sequence ATGAAAAAAGTTCTGTCCGGCATACAGCCCAGCGGTAAGCTGACGATCGGCAACTATATCGGTGCAATGAAAAATTTCGTCAAGCTTCAAGAGGAGCATGAATGCTATTTCATGGTGGTTGACCTGCATGCCGTCACCGTACCGCAGGAACCGGCCAGCTTGCGCGAACAGTCCGAGGCGGTTGCCGCGCTGTTCATCGCAGCGGGAATTGATCCGAGCCGCTCCAATGTATACCTTCAGTCGCATGTTCCCCAGCATGCCGAGCTGGGCTGGTTGATGACGACGCTCACCTCGATGGGCGAGTTGGAGCGGATGACTCAGTTTAAAGACAAATCATCGGGGAAGGACAACGTGGGCGCGGGATTGTTCGTGTATCCGGCGCTGATGGCCGCCGACATCCTCGTATACAACGCGGACCTCGTTCCGGTAGGCGAAGACCAGAAGCAGCATCTTGAGCTGACACGTGATTTGGCGGGACGGTTCAACCACCGCTACGGCGAGTTCTTCACCATTCCGGAGCCGTATATTCCTAAGGTCGGCGCCCGGATAATGTCGCTGGATGACGGCACGAAGAAAATGAGCAAGAGCAGTCCGAATGCGGGCAGCTATATCGCTCTGCTCGATCCCCCGGACGTTATCCGCAAAAAAATCAGCCGGGCCACTACGGATTCCGGACGCGAAGTCGTGTACGACCCGGCGAACAAGCCGGAGGTCAGCAATCTGATGGGTATTTACGCGGAATGTTCTGGGCTGTCCCTTGCGGAAATCACCGACCGTTATGAAGGACAGATGTACGGCGGTTTCAAAAAGGATTTGGCCGAGGTCATCGTGGCAGCGCTTGAGCCGATTCAGGAGCGCTACCATGAGATCCGCAGTTCCGGCGCCATCACCGATATTCTCGCGACGGGCGCGGAACGCGCCCGCGCCGTGGCGTCGGTGACGCTGGACGGAGTCAAGGAACGCATGGGATTCCTGCCTGCACGGTCAAAGTAA
- a CDS encoding aldose 1-epimerase produces the protein MKQVTKGQWCGYDTYILHSRDLEVTLLPRLGNNVISLWDRKERREVLRRPEEADLDFYMQKPYHFGIPLLIPPGRISKGQFEFDGAHYQFDRNTAGDNHIHGLHRTQSWCVSDIEEDEEGCAVTTEFKTADDAHWMEQLPAPLKFEMTFRLQDASLKQTLKVTHLGGERSIPFGIGYHTWFMIDGQPKRWSLKLPVESIYELNDQLLPTGNVLPLGSLDTLNEGMNLQGTGFDTALRIGEKRPVEALLLRDDGYGLRYLADESYFRHWVIYTKGSADQFLCAEPYTWLPDAPNVSSDPNFTGLLTLAPGQSLELTTSIEMIYPDI, from the coding sequence ATGAAACAGGTGACCAAAGGGCAATGGTGCGGTTATGATACTTATATTTTGCACAGCCGCGACTTGGAAGTCACGCTGCTGCCACGTCTGGGCAACAACGTAATCTCCCTGTGGGACCGAAAGGAAAGACGAGAGGTTCTGCGTCGGCCGGAAGAGGCCGATCTGGATTTTTATATGCAGAAGCCGTATCACTTCGGCATTCCGCTCTTAATTCCGCCGGGACGTATCTCCAAGGGACAGTTTGAATTTGATGGGGCGCATTACCAGTTCGACCGCAACACCGCCGGTGACAATCACATTCACGGCCTGCACCGGACGCAATCCTGGTGCGTCAGCGATATCGAGGAAGACGAAGAAGGATGCGCGGTGACGACCGAGTTTAAGACGGCAGACGATGCCCATTGGATGGAGCAGCTGCCGGCGCCGCTCAAATTCGAGATGACATTCCGGCTGCAGGATGCGTCTTTAAAGCAGACCTTGAAGGTAACCCACCTTGGCGGCGAACGGAGCATTCCCTTCGGAATCGGCTATCACACCTGGTTCATGATTGACGGTCAGCCGAAGCGATGGAGCCTCAAGCTGCCGGTAGAGAGCATCTACGAATTGAATGACCAACTGCTGCCCACTGGAAATGTGCTTCCACTCGGTTCGCTGGATACCTTGAATGAAGGGATGAACCTGCAGGGCACGGGCTTCGACACCGCCCTGCGAATTGGAGAGAAGCGGCCCGTAGAAGCTCTGCTGCTCCGGGATGACGGCTATGGGCTGCGTTACCTTGCAGACGAAAGCTATTTCCGCCACTGGGTTATCTATACAAAAGGATCCGCCGACCAATTTCTCTGCGCCGAGCCATATACATGGCTGCCGGATGCACCCAATGTCTCCTCTGATCCGAACTTTACCGGCCTGCTCACGCTTGCCCCCGGACAGAGCCTTGAACTGACTACTTCAATTGAAATGATATATCCTGACATTTGA
- a CDS encoding alpha/beta-type small acid-soluble spore protein has product MGQVGQSQGRSSRSNNLIVPQANAALQQLKFEAAQELGVTIPQDGYYGNYTSRETGSLGGYITKRLVQLAEQQLSGRSGL; this is encoded by the coding sequence ATGGGTCAAGTAGGTCAAAGCCAAGGTCGCAGCAGTCGTTCCAACAATCTGATCGTTCCTCAAGCAAACGCCGCGCTGCAACAACTGAAATTTGAAGCGGCACAAGAGCTTGGTGTAACCATCCCTCAAGACGGTTACTACGGTAACTACACTTCCCGCGAAACCGGTTCTTTGGGAGGTTATATCACCAAGCGTCTCGTACAACTGGCAGAGCAGCAGCTCTCCGGTCGTTCGGGTCTGTAA
- a CDS encoding M3 family oligoendopeptidase: protein MKQPLSLTWELDSIFEGGSASPGFERFLSELEGDIGKLAQQVRAAKAPVDLESTKALDGVIALLQSCTARVVQASEFAGCLGAQNQQDKAAVRLSGTVAGLSARFQGVSSEFENVLRQTEDDVWRQWMARPEIAPLTFVLSESRDQAREKMSPELESLALELAVDGYHGWSEHYETIVSSIAIPYTDEDGEKLLSAGQAFNKLHDNDNQARKDMFVKWEKAWEGVADYAADTLNHLAGFRLKLYERRGWDDVLKEPLGINRMSRESLDVMWDVIVKSKPALIAYLERKAKLLGLTKLGWEDVEAPLARSSGKISYDRAAEEIITQFGKFSQKLAEFAERAFDSSWIEVEDRPGKRPGGFCVSFPLSKESRIFMTYSGTPSNVATLAHELGHAYHSYLLDDQPVLNQNYAMNVAETASTFAEVIVSDAQVKAAGSDEEKLALLEEKIQNSVAFFMNIHARFLFETRFYEQRKAGLVSAEEISALMVEAQKEAFGGILSSYHPHFWASKLHFYITGVPFYNFPYTVGYMFSTGLYRLALQEGPSFADKYDALLRDTGVMTLEDLAGKHLGVDLSQPDFWQGAADLILEDISTFLDMTKYLA from the coding sequence ATGAAACAGCCGTTGTCTTTAACTTGGGAGCTGGATTCCATTTTTGAAGGTGGCTCGGCATCCCCTGGATTTGAACGATTCTTGAGCGAACTAGAAGGCGATATTGGCAAGCTCGCGCAGCAAGTAAGAGCGGCTAAGGCTCCGGTGGATTTGGAGTCGACGAAGGCGCTGGACGGCGTCATTGCGCTTCTGCAAAGCTGTACCGCGCGTGTTGTTCAGGCCTCGGAGTTCGCCGGATGCCTCGGAGCGCAGAACCAGCAGGATAAAGCAGCCGTACGCCTGTCGGGAACCGTTGCCGGACTAAGCGCCCGGTTTCAGGGCGTATCCTCTGAATTCGAAAATGTGCTTCGCCAGACGGAAGACGATGTATGGCGGCAATGGATGGCCCGGCCCGAGATCGCGCCGCTGACGTTCGTGCTCAGTGAGAGCCGGGATCAAGCCCGCGAGAAGATGAGTCCGGAGCTGGAGAGCCTGGCGCTTGAGCTTGCGGTGGACGGTTATCACGGCTGGAGCGAGCATTATGAAACAATTGTCAGCTCCATCGCGATTCCCTACACGGATGAGGACGGGGAGAAGCTGCTGTCGGCGGGCCAGGCTTTCAACAAGCTGCACGACAATGACAATCAAGCCCGGAAGGACATGTTCGTCAAATGGGAAAAGGCGTGGGAAGGCGTCGCCGATTACGCCGCGGATACACTCAATCATCTGGCCGGCTTCCGCCTGAAGCTGTATGAACGCCGGGGATGGGACGACGTGCTGAAAGAGCCCCTCGGCATCAACCGCATGTCCCGCGAATCGCTGGATGTCATGTGGGATGTTATCGTCAAGAGCAAGCCGGCGCTCATCGCCTATTTGGAACGCAAGGCGAAGCTGCTGGGACTTACGAAGCTCGGCTGGGAGGACGTGGAGGCCCCGTTGGCACGGTCCTCAGGCAAGATATCCTATGACCGGGCGGCGGAAGAAATCATCACCCAGTTCGGTAAATTCAGTCAGAAGCTTGCGGAATTTGCCGAGCGGGCATTTGACAGCAGCTGGATTGAAGTGGAAGACCGGCCGGGCAAGCGTCCGGGCGGCTTTTGCGTCTCGTTCCCGCTTAGCAAGGAATCACGGATATTTATGACATACAGCGGCACGCCTTCCAATGTCGCGACGCTGGCGCATGAACTGGGCCATGCTTACCATTCCTACCTGCTCGATGACCAGCCGGTGCTTAACCAGAACTATGCCATGAATGTGGCGGAAACGGCCTCGACCTTCGCCGAAGTCATCGTCTCCGACGCGCAGGTCAAGGCGGCAGGGAGCGATGAAGAGAAGCTGGCTCTGCTGGAAGAGAAAATCCAGAACAGCGTTGCTTTTTTTATGAATATACATGCCCGGTTCCTGTTTGAGACCCGTTTCTACGAGCAGCGCAAGGCAGGACTGGTCAGCGCAGAAGAGATTTCCGCGCTGATGGTTGAAGCGCAGAAGGAAGCTTTTGGCGGCATTCTTTCCAGCTACCATCCGCATTTCTGGGCGTCCAAGCTGCATTTTTATATTACCGGCGTGCCGTTCTATAACTTCCCTTATACCGTAGGGTATATGTTCAGCACCGGACTGTACCGTCTCGCCCTGCAGGAAGGCCCCTCCTTTGCGGACAAATATGATGCGCTGCTGCGTGACACAGGCGTAATGACGCTTGAGGATCTGGCAGGCAAACATCTGGGAGTGGATCTGTCGCAGCCGGACTTTTGGCAGGGAGCCGCCGACCTGATTCTTGAAGATATTTCCACCTTCCTGGATATGACTAAGTACTTAGCTTGA
- a CDS encoding YycC family protein — protein sequence MRPLQISPETALALSKQLGVPLEHLMHMPQHILLQKIAELSKKNTDGGEPKDGAEGKDEA from the coding sequence ATGCGGCCACTGCAAATTTCGCCGGAAACGGCCTTGGCGCTCTCCAAGCAGCTGGGTGTGCCTCTGGAACATTTAATGCATATGCCCCAGCATATTCTGCTGCAAAAAATAGCCGAACTATCCAAGAAAAATACGGATGGCGGGGAACCGAAAGACGGTGCAGAAGGCAAGGACGAAGCATGA